In Pirellula sp. SH-Sr6A, the DNA window GCGCAGATGGCAAACGAGCCGCGAGTTCGCCGTATCTTGCAAGGGAGGGGAGTTTCGATTCCTGAAGAAACTTGGTTCGTAGGAGGGTATCACAACACCTGCAATGACCATGTGGAGTTTTCGGATCTAGATCGTGTCCCGCCGACGCATCAGCGACCTTTGTGGGAGATACAGGAGAAACTCCGACAAGCTTGTGAACGCAATGCTTGGGAACGTTGCCGGCGTTTCACCAACGTGAAGCCTGATATCAGCCCCCACGAGGCGCTGCGTTATGTCGAAGAGCGATCGGAGGATTTGGCGCAAGCTCGCCCCGAGTACAACCATGCAACGAATGCCGCGTGTGTCGTGGGGAGACGTTCTCGCACGCGAGGGCTCTTCATGGATCGAAGAAGTTTCCTGACGTCTTACGATCCAACGTTGGACAACAGCGAGCACGACGTCCTACATAGACTGCTCAGCGCGGTGATTCCCGTGTGCGCAGGAATTAGCTTGGAGTATCTCTTCTCCACGATCGACAACTCCGTTTACGGATGCGGTTCTAAGCTTCCGCACAATATTGCGGGACTGATCGGAGTCATGGAGGGGGCGGCTAGCGATTTGCGCTGCGGTCTAAGTCAACAGATGGTTGAAATCCATGAGCCGATGCGCATCGTATTCGTCATCGAGGCAACGGAAGCGGCGTTTCGCTCGGTCATGCATCGAAATGAATCGATCGGGAGACTGGTTACGAACAACTGGATACAAGTCGCCTTGTTATCGCCGACGAGTTCTGAGTTGCTGCTCTATCAACAAGGTCGATTTGAGCCTTATCGACCTACGGGGCGACCACTACCTACCGCGAGCAGTTCGGGAAGTTGGTTCCACGGTTGGCGAGGCAATCTTGGTTTTTCACGCGTCGAGTATCCCATTGCGATGGAACCGAGAGGCGGCAACGCATTGGGACCGGGGGCGATGGGATGATGACTTGGTTGGATCTATTTGGCGTTCTGGTTGTTTTATGCCCATTGGTGACGTTGGGCTTCGTTGGGTTCACGGAGTTGTTTCAACGACCCATGTCGGAAGGTCATATTACACTTCTCACGAAAGCGAATTTGGTGACGGGGTTGATCGCATCGTTGGCGATATTGGCGTACATGTTGTTCACGGGGAACAGGCAGCTCATCGTCGACTGTGGAAACTTTGTCGTACTCGATGAAGAGCATTTTCATTTTCACATCAAATTTCTCTTTGACCGTCTTAGCATACCGATGGTGATTCTGTCGTATGTACTGGTCGGTGTGATCGGGGCCTTTGCATCGAAGTATCTGCACAACGATGCGGGGTTTCATAGGTTTTTCGTCGTTTTTGCGATGTTTCTCGTTGGGCTGTTGTTGGCTTTTTTGGCCGGAACCATCGAGACATTGTTTTTGGGTTGGGAGTTGGTTGGGCTCTCGTCGGCGTTGTTGATTGCGTACTTCCATGACCGCGTCGGACCGGTTCGCAATGGATTGTGGGTATGGACGATTTATCGTTTTGCAGATGCTGCGTTTCTCATGGCGGCAGTTGCCATGCACCACATGATTCGCGAGGGGGACTTTGCGGGGCTGATGGGTGCGGCGCCTTGGCCCGATGGAACGTCGGCATTGGATGGTTGGGACGCGCTTTTGGTCGG includes these proteins:
- a CDS encoding proton-conducting transporter membrane subunit, whose translation is MMTWLDLFGVLVVLCPLVTLGFVGFTELFQRPMSEGHITLLTKANLVTGLIASLAILAYMLFTGNRQLIVDCGNFVVLDEEHFHFHIKFLFDRLSIPMVILSYVLVGVIGAFASKYLHNDAGFHRFFVVFAMFLVGLLLAFLAGTIETLFLGWELVGLSSALLIAYFHDRVGPVRNGLWVWTIYRFADAAFLMAAVAMHHMIREGDFAGLMGAAPWPDGTSALDGWDALLVGSLLLVAAAGKSGLVPFSGWLPRAMEGPTPSSAVFYGALSIHLGAFLLLRMGPILDDSPLLRAMVIVLGGATALLAALVSRVQSDVKSALAYASVCQVGIIVVEIGLGLWYLALAHMIGHAFLRSLQLLRAPNLLRDYKSMENAIGGRLAHGSFGILQRLPVRCQQIFFLFALERGYTDQLLWRWIVNPFLALFRQLDRWETRWAKFLSNDRESW